Proteins found in one Salvia splendens isolate huo1 chromosome 10, SspV2, whole genome shotgun sequence genomic segment:
- the LOC121752953 gene encoding protein CHAPERONE-LIKE PROTEIN OF POR1, chloroplastic-like: MATTLSVRPSRPISGSDRPGSTSFHREPVVNALNPGRLRPRGTMFTRRMLAATPLRASRADDSAPSEMSVETALKLLGVSEGASFDDILRAKNSTVASCKDDQEAISQVEAAYDMLLMQSLSQRRSGKVVSSNIRYADVKPVSAPKMDSMPKWLQNSVKGSPISVEAPSTSDLGVQAGVYGALMVLTYVNGASSPSTAPYAGADVPGLILATSFGASLYFMTKKNVKLGKATVITIGGLVAGAVVGSAVESWLQVDIVPFMGIQSPAIVLSEFVLFSQFLFSLYLR, translated from the exons ATGGCCACAACTCTATCCGTACGGCCCAGCCGCCCCATCTCCGGCTCAGACCGGCCCGGATCGACGTCCTTCCATCGGGAACCGGTCGTAAATGCGCTCAACCCGGGCCGGCTCCGCCCCAGGGGCACTATGTTTACCCGGCGTATGTTAGCAGCTACGCCGCTGCGGGCCTCGCGAGCGGACGACTCCGCGCCGTCGGAGATGTCGGTGGAGACTGCTCTCAAATTGCTCGGAGTCTCCGAAGGTGCGTCGTTCGATGATATTCTCCGCGCCAAGAATTCCACCGTCGCGTCTTGTAAAGATGACCAGGAAGCAATTTCTCAG GTGGAGGCTGCATATGACATGCTGCTAATGCAGAGCTTATCACAACGGAGATCTGGGAAAGTTGTGAGTAGTAACATCCGTTATGCTGATGTTAAGCCAGTAAGTGCTCCCAAAATGGATTCAATGCCAAAATGGCTGCAGAATTCGGTCAAAGGCTCTCCCATCTCTGTAGAAGCACCATCTACTAGCGACTTAGGTGTGCAAGCTGGGGTCTATGGAGCTCTAATGGTTTTGACGTATGTAAATGGAGCTTCATCACCTTCCACAGCACCATATGCTGGAGCTGATGTACCCGGGCTCATTCTAGCCACCAGCTTTGGTGCATCATTGTACTTCATGACCAAGAAGAATGTCAAACTTG GAAAGGCTACTGTGATCACTATTGGGGGACTTGTGGCTGGTGCAGTGGTGGGCTCGGCAGTGGAGAGCTGGTTGCAGGTGGACATCGTCCCGTTTATGGGAATACAGTCTCCGGCTATCGTTTTGAGCGAATTTGTACTCTTTTCTCAATTTTTATTCTCCTTATATTTGAGATAA